The genomic stretch TTCACTGGGGAGCAAATGTGCAATATTGTTCTAAAGGATCAAAAACCTAAAAAGCAAGGTAAATATATATGTGAATATTGTTACAGGGCTTGTGCAAAACCCAGCGTTCTCCTAAAGCACATTCGCTCACATACTGGGGAGCGTCCATACCCTTGTGTGACATGTGGATTCTCATTTAAAACAAAAAGTAATCTTTACAAGCACAAAAAGTCTCACGCACATGCCATCAAGCTAGGACTAGGCTTGCGGCCAGATTCTGGAGGTATGCTCCTTTCACAGGATTCAGAGAAAGCTCTTTTTATTAGTTCAGATGTAGATGAAAGTGGAGATAGTGATGAAGAGTATACATCAGAAGAAAGGCAAGAAGATCAAAATGTTCCTGGTCTGGAATTCCCAGAAAGTGTAAAAATGCCACCTGAGACTGACACCTTAACGCAAGAAGACAGAAGGTCTTCCTCCAATAGCCCTGTTGCTATGTTGCAGGACAATTATGTGCAAGAGAAACCTACAGAAGGAAAACCCGCAGAATTGCCAAAAGTTGTTGTATATCCAGTTAGTGTTTCTCCTTTAAGAGCTGATAGCCCAAAAGTTTTAGAGTCTAATTCTGAACATTTTATAGCACAAATGActgaattaaaaattaaaaataagactTCAAATGTCCTACGAATGTGTTCATTAAGTGAAGTAGAGCAATCGTCTCACAAAATGTGTGAACTAAATCATGTAGAGAGTAAAATTCCAATGAATATAACTACTCATGCACAATTACAGAGACAGCAAGCTACAGACTGTGCTCAAGAGCAGCAAGGCAAATGTCTTTTGAGCCCTAGAAGCTTAGGAAGCACTGACTCTGGTTATTTCTCCCGGTCAGAGAGTGCAGATCAAGCAATGACCTCACCAGCCCCATTCTTAAAACTTTTGCCCTCTTCTGAAAAAGACTTTCTTAAAAATGTAAGCTCTTTAGCACACATAGGTGTAACAGGGGCAATTATGGCACATCCATGTGTTGAGAAGCAAACTATTGCCACAGGAATAATGCGCCCGCCATTAGGAACAAAAACTCTTGAAGAGCGCATTTCAAAATTAATATCAGACAATGAAGCTGTAGTTGATGACAAGCAGCTAGACAGTGTAAAGCCAAGGCGAACTTCATTGTCTCGAAGAGGCAGCATAGATTCACCAAAGTCTTACATATTTAAGGATTCCTTCCAGTTTGATCTGAAACCTGTTGGAAGGCGCACTAGCTCTAGTTCTGACATACCAAAGTCCCCATTCACACCAACTGAAAAATCCAAGCAAGTTTTTTTTCTGTCTGTTCCATCACAATATCCTTCTATTGACTGTTTGCCAATTACAAGAAGCAATTCTATGCCCACAACAGGCTATTCAGCTATTCCCCCAGTAATTCCAGCCTCTCATCCTCTTAGAGGCAGTCAGTCATTTGATGACAAAATAGGTTCTCTTTATGATGATGTGTTTGTTTCAGGACCACCTACACCTAATCAGACGGCCCATCCTCGCACACTTGTCAGACAAGCAGCTGTAGAAGACTCCTCTGCCACTGAGCAGTGTGGCCTGGGACCTGCACGATCAGTTGATGAAAGCTACCCTACAAGCAAATCTTTACAGGATGTTTTGTTGCCTAGAAGCAAATCATTTGTGCAAGGGTCTAGTTTAGACAAGATTAAAAAAACACATCAAGGCCGGGGCACTATGTTTGAATGTGAAACATGTAGAAACCGATATAGGAAATTAGAAAACTTTGAAAATCATAAGAAGTTTTATTGTTCTGAACTACATGGACCAAAAAGTAAAACAGTGACTCGTGAGACAGAACATAGCACGCCTTTAAACAGCTCTCAGCCCCAAATTCTTCATTACAGAGTTGCTAGTTCGACTGGGGTTTTGGAACAGCCTCTTTTAATTAGGAAACGGAGAAAGATGAAAAGTGTTGGTGATGACGATGAACCTCAACAAAGTGAATTCACTCCTGCTTCAGAAAATAAGGAACCTCTTAGTTTGGCTAGTGCTAAAACCTCGTCCACTATTACAATATTAGGTTCACAGTCGTGCACCATTTCATCACTGAGCCAGCAAATACAGCTAGTATCAAGGAGTACTGAGACTAGTTCTGACATCAAGGTACctgcaatggaaaaaaaaacaaatttgGTTTTAAAGGAAAAAGTTGAGCTGAAATGTCAGGGAACTGGGATATCTGTAATTCAGCACACAAATTCACTGAGCAGGCCCAATTCATTTGAGAAAGCAGACTCTATTGAAAAAGTTTTACATGCACCATTGTATGAACTTCAGAAATGTAATGTAAACAGCCCTTTGAATGCAGTAGGTATCATTCATGAAGAAAGATCTCCTTTTGCTACTCAGCTGTCACCAAGTGGATCAGTTGAAGTCTCTAAAACAGAGGTCCAGGAATGCCAGCATGGCATGCATACAGAAAGAACTGCAAACTCTCAATCCCGACTTATACGTCAAAATAACATTCAGGttccagagatcttagttacagAAGAACCAGATAAAGATCAAGAGATTCAAACAAATGACCAAGAACagcaagaaaagtttgcttggccACAGCGCAGCGGAAGCCTTTCCAGTCTACCAACAGAAAAACTTCCTCCAAAAAAGAAAAGAATACGACTGGCTGATCTTGACAACTCATCTGCTGAATCTAGTTTTGAGTCAACCCTTTCAAGAAGCTTGAGTCGTGAGAGCAGTCTGTCCCGTGCTTCAAGTTTTTCAGCTTCATTTGAAAAGGAAGAATCTTTAAAAACTGATAGTTTCTCAAAATTAAATAGCTTAAACAAATCTGAGTTTCTTACAATACCAACTGGACTAAATACATTTGGTGTTCCAAGGGAAATGAGAAGAGCTGCCTCCGAGCAAATAAATTGTACTCAACCTTCTATGGATGTCATAGACTATAGAAGTAAATCTTTTGACTGTGGAAGTATGTCTCGATCAAGATCTATGTCACCAACTAGTACATTGTCTTCTAGATCATCGCTTATGTGTAGCACAAATAGTGGACATGTTCCATTGTTAGAAAGGAGGAGAGGGCCCCTTGTAAAACAAATATCTTTAAATATTTCTGAAACAAGTGTCTGTACAGTGAGATCCCAAACTCTTCAATCTGAAAGTTCTGTGTTGTCACAGCAAAGTTTGCATGCTATAAGCCAATCCTTAACAGAAGTTAATGTGTGTCCTACAATGATCACAAGACAAATGACTGCAACTGACCAACCTTTTTCAGTTGAAACTTCAACGCCTGCAAATGTTCAGATTACGGACAGTACTGTTCCGCTACAAATAACTAATACTATCTTATTTAAAAATGATTTTCCTAGTAGTATGCAAAGTACAACAAAGGGAGATGATAAAGAGAAGAATACTGTGCCccagaataaaaatgaaaataaatctgTGTTTGCTCCAAAATATCAACTAGAATGTCAAAAGGTTCAAGAAAACCAGTTTAGTTCTACTAAACCTATTAATATAATTTTTCCAAGTAGTTGTGCTGTTGACAATCTCATTAACAACACATCTAGAAATGTTAAGGGTTGTAATTATCAAACTACTCATTCAATAGTTGTGCCAGTTCACAACTATAGCAATTCTTTATATTACGGGTTTTCTACAACTGCATCTCTCCCTGAGATATTAGTGACACAAGATCAAGGGAATCAAGTTGTTTGCAAAGCAAATTCAATCCCTGCCACAGCAGCTAGAAACCCATTACCTATGCCAAAGTCTCAAGAGGAGCCCAGCAGACCTCTGCCAAGCTCTGTCAAAAAATATGAAAATAGTCTTCCACGCTCTATACCGGTGTCCATACCTGGTCTTGTTCCTCAGCAAGAGACCTCTGCCTCAAGTAAGCGAATGCTTTCGCCAGCAAACAGCCTTGATATTGCAATGGAAAAACAACAAAAACGTGTCAAAGATGAAAGTGGGGCTGCATGCAATACCAATAGTCAACAAGTGCATTTGTTGGGTTTGAAGACTGTAGAACCTGGGAAACAAAGAAAGCCAATGCTAGTAAGACAGTTCTGCACTACAGATCCAGGTGAAAGCTTAGATTACAGTGTTTCCCCAGGAAATTATAAACCAGAAAATTGTTCTTATAGAACACAGCTTGGCAACCAATCTTCGACAAAACCTGTTTCTGATGAAAATGACATAGtagaatatgaaaaaaataaatctCCAGAACCATTGTGTCCCACTGTAAGAATGTCACCAGAGCCTTCTGTAAACACTCATACATGTTCTTTGAAGTCTACATACAGTAATCAAGAGAGATGGTCCCCTCTCACTACTAAAACTTTTCATATTCAAGGCCAAGTGAAACTTGGTGCAGCAATTTCTGTGGTTAACGCAGGCGACATGCATCGATTGTCCTTTCCTAGCCTCAAGACTTCAACAAGTTTTACATGGTGTTACCTTTTGAAGCGAAAGCCTACAGCCCTTCCTCAGAATGACCAAAAGACTTCTGCCTATGCTTCCTGGA from Pseudophryne corroboree isolate aPseCor3 chromosome 5, aPseCor3.hap2, whole genome shotgun sequence encodes the following:
- the HIVEP1 gene encoding zinc finger protein 40 isoform X4, with protein sequence MSSPRPPDKIEEAQKKLSSPEEPQKGVRILLSSRRGEIITAVNSWSTQSPVAKDHTQEETVAAASRGCSNTVKGVKRKKIVIENHLKKIPKSPLKNVSKEKQRHDIEVYTSQSTTLSGPVHTKDKELLPSQIRKQNKQSKGTSSELIGQSVKSGISMQAKKLSVPSDLSNGRNEGYDFGGKMTLLKESPTTSSIPVNQKNLNIKSENTSKQYLCANSAFDVLLKAMEPELNTLNQSRPPCGTQTEKQGHNIAAPSVTYTEALCQSSSSQGDSGARYSHFHRNGQSGQPCTSSKGSIHTQVHSGSEEEQCQKQQQPPVCPSYSNSIDVVKHQQVYHVAVTSSIVNSPSSSVTQVLSLQGNPPLCNPSNLSLNSTYNVTQVASLFTGEQMCNIVLKDQKPKKQGKYICEYCYRACAKPSVLLKHIRSHTGERPYPCVTCGFSFKTKSNLYKHKKSHAHAIKLGLGLRPDSGGMLLSQDSEKALFISSDVDESGDSDEEYTSEERQEDQNVPGLEFPESVKMPPETDTLTQEDRRSSSNSPVAMLQDNYVQEKPTEGKPAELPKVVVYPVSVSPLRADSPKVLESNSEHFIAQMTELKIKNKTSNVLRMCSLSEVEQSSHKMCELNHVESKIPMNITTHAQLQRQQATDCAQEQQGKCLLSPRSLGSTDSGYFSRSESADQAMTSPAPFLKLLPSSEKDFLKNVSSLAHIGVTGAIMAHPCVEKQTIATGIMRPPLGTKTLEERISKLISDNEAVVDDKQLDSVKPRRTSLSRRGSIDSPKSYIFKDSFQFDLKPVGRRTSSSSDIPKSPFTPTEKSKQVFFLSVPSQYPSIDCLPITRSNSMPTTGYSAIPPVIPASHPLRGSQSFDDKIGSLYDDVFVSGPPTPNQTAHPRTLVRQAAVEDSSATEQCGLGPARSVDESYPTSKSLQDVLLPRSKSFVQGSSLDKIKKTHQGRGTMFECETCRNRYRKLENFENHKKFYCSELHGPKSKTVTRETEHSTPLNSSQPQILHYRVASSTGVLEQPLLIRKRRKMKSVGDDDEPQQSEFTPASENKEPLSLASAKTSSTITILGSQSCTISSLSQQIQLVSRSTETSSDIKVPAMEKKTNLVLKEKVELKCQGTGISVIQHTNSLSRPNSFEKADSIEKVLHAPLYELQKCNVNSPLNAVGIIHEERSPFATQLSPSGSVEVSKTEVQECQHGMHTERTANSQSRLIRQNNIQVPEILVTEEPDKDQEIQTNDQEQQEKFAWPQRSGSLSSLPTEKLPPKKKRIRLADLDNSSAESSFESTLSRSLSRESSLSRASSFSASFEKEESLKTDSFSKLNSLNKSEFLTIPTGLNTFGVPREMRRAASEQINCTQPSMDVIDYRSKSFDCGSMSRSRSMSPTSTLSSRSSLMCSTNSGHVPLLERRRGPLVKQISLNISETSVCTVRSQTLQSESSVLSQQSLHAISQSLTEVNVCPTMITRQMTATDQPFSVETSTPANVQITDSTVPLQITNTILFKNDFPSSMQSTTKGDDKEKNTVPQNKNENKSVFAPKYQLECQKVQENQFSSTKPINIIFPSSCAVDNLINNTSRNVKGCNYQTTHSIVVPVHNYSNSLYYGFSTTASLPEILVTQDQGNQVVCKANSIPATAARNPLPMPKSQEEPSRPLPSSVKKYENSLPRSIPVSIPGLVPQQETSASSKRMLSPANSLDIAMEKQQKRVKDESGAACNTNSQQVHLLGLKTVEPGKQRKPMLVRQFCTTDPGESLDYSVSPGNYKPENCSYRTQLGNQSSTKPVSDENDIVEYEKNKSPEPLCPTVRMSPEPSVNTHTCSLKSTYSNQERWSPLTTKTFHIQGQVKLGAAISVVNAGDMHRLSFPSLKTSTSFTWCYLLKRKPTALPQNDQKTSAYASWSISSNNPNPLCLPTKVALSLLNSKQKCEKFIFTLVKTSHQKRDIVVYSSKWKNNSKKSSHSSQLDCQKSLEASTDQDKETFQNREPRRVKIFDGGYKSNEEYVYVRGRGRGKYICEECGIRCKKPSMLKKHIRTHTDVRPYHCNYCNFSFKTKGNLTKHMKSKAHSKKCMDMGIVVGPGDDQDTDDSGERQRYTGERSGFDGDDSDGAEDDDNDNEDEDEDSQAESGLSATPSVTASPQHYPFRNSQQEASSTDEDVRIPHCFAQANSMDILPKALITRMTALTTSTICKPDTYDEKGDDVLIQKTIPPLSKPTSPKSPCHQMSVDYPDGEDGPDVSVEAKSLTVSHDSSSVNTPSSPVDRSTQTMESSVTDSDVQQQKSPNFSYQFSQISTAPTHLFSHLPLHSQHPVRSPYSMIPVGGIQLVPAGLTAYSAFVPFPAGQVQLTIPAVGVIHRAASLHGDKPAEVPSSQRQIGVTEVNGVVPCIPIGQVNMPSLSASSLQPIQPLGMETVNILGLSNTSIASQIHPSGLTLNAVGLQVLTTSTAPQSNPSPQAHIPSLQILNIALPTLIPSISPLSVDGQGVPDKSPSCSTAPVQSPANLAGADAKNMKPSESLQASPRMQQSPKASCNAAGMEEKTINCSMNSERQSRLKSKPNIASSQIKTSTTPDVYLKLHSKTSNRSPVSHTLPPIRHQKRSELISRQTTVKFSDSSSSDDEGRLVIAT
- the HIVEP1 gene encoding zinc finger protein 40 isoform X6, with product MSSPRPPDKIEEAQKKLSSPEEPQKETVAAASRGCSNTVKGVKRKKIVIENHLKKIPKSPLKNVSKEKQRHDIEVYTSQSTTLSGPVHTKDKELLPSQIRKQNKQSKGTSSELIGQSVKSGISMQAKKLSVPSDLSNGRNEGYDFGGKMTLLKESPTTSSIPVNQKNLNIKSENTSKQYLCANSAFDVLLKAMEPELNTLNQSRPPCGTQTEKQGHNIAAPSVTYTEALCQSSSSQGDSGARYSHFHRNGQSGQPCTSSKGSIHTQVHSGSEEEQCQKQQQPPVCPSYSNSIDVVKHQQVYHVAVTSSIVNSPSSSVTQVLSLQGNPPLCNPSNLSLNSTYNVTQVASLFTGEQMCNIVLKDQKPKKQGKYICEYCYRACAKPSVLLKHIRSHTGERPYPCVTCGFSFKTKSNLYKHKKSHAHAIKLGLGLRPDSGGMLLSQDSEKALFISSDVDESGDSDEEYTSEERQEDQNVPGLEFPESVKMPPETDTLTQEDRRSSSNSPVAMLQDNYVQEKPTEGKPAELPKVVVYPVSVSPLRADSPKVLESNSEHFIAQMTELKIKNKTSNVLRMCSLSEVEQSSHKMCELNHVESKIPMNITTHAQLQRQQATDCAQEQQGKCLLSPRSLGSTDSGYFSRSESADQAMTSPAPFLKLLPSSEKDFLKNVSSLAHIGVTGAIMAHPCVEKQTIATGIMRPPLGTKTLEERISKLISDNEAVVDDKQLDSVKPRRTSLSRRGSIDSPKSYIFKDSFQFDLKPVGRRTSSSSDIPKSPFTPTEKSKQVFFLSVPSQYPSIDCLPITRSNSMPTTGYSAIPPVIPASHPLRGSQSFDDKIGSLYDDVFVSGPPTPNQTAHPRTLVRQAAVEDSSATEQCGLGPARSVDESYPTSKSLQDVLLPRSKSFVQGSSLDKIKKTHQGRGTMFECETCRNRYRKLENFENHKKFYCSELHGPKSKTVTRETEHSTPLNSSQPQILHYRVASSTGVLEQPLLIRKRRKMKSVGDDDEPQQSEFTPASENKEPLSLASAKTSSTITILGSQSCTISSLSQQIQLVSRSTETSSDIKVPAMEKKTNLVLKEKVELKCQGTGISVIQHTNSLSRPNSFEKADSIEKVLHAPLYELQKCNVNSPLNAVGIIHEERSPFATQLSPSGSVEVSKTEVQECQHGMHTERTANSQSRLIRQNNIQVPEILVTEEPDKDQEIQTNDQEQQEKFAWPQRSGSLSSLPTEKLPPKKKRIRLADLDNSSAESSFESTLSRSLSRESSLSRASSFSASFEKEESLKTDSFSKLNSLNKSEFLTIPTGLNTFGVPREMRRAASEQINCTQPSMDVIDYRSKSFDCGSMSRSRSMSPTSTLSSRSSLMCSTNSGHVPLLERRRGPLVKQISLNISETSVCTVRSQTLQSESSVLSQQSLHAISQSLTEVNVCPTMITRQMTATDQPFSVETSTPANVQITDSTVPLQITNTILFKNDFPSSMQSTTKGDDKEKNTVPQNKNENKSVFAPKYQLECQKVQENQFSSTKPINIIFPSSCAVDNLINNTSRNVKGCNYQTTHSIVVPVHNYSNSLYYGFSTTASLPEILVTQDQGNQVVCKANSIPATAARNPLPMPKSQEEPSRPLPSSVKKYENSLPRSIPVSIPGLVPQQETSASSKRMLSPANSLDIAMEKQQKRVKDESGAACNTNSQQVHLLGLKTVEPGKQRKPMLVRQFCTTDPGESLDYSVSPGNYKPENCSYRTQLGNQSSTKPVSDENDIVEYEKNKSPEPLCPTVRMSPEPSVNTHTCSLKSTYSNQERWSPLTTKTFHIQGQVKLGAAISVVNAGDMHRLSFPSLKTSTSFTWCYLLKRKPTALPQNDQKTSAYASWSISSNNPNPLCLPTKVALSLLNSKQKCEKFIFTLVKTSHQKRDIVVYSSKWKNNSKKSSHSSQLDCQKSLEASTDQDKETFQNREPRRVKIFDGGYKSNEEYVYVRGRGRGKYICEECGIRCKKPSMLKKHIRTHTDVRPYHCNYCNFSFKTKGNLTKHMKSKAHSKKCMDMGIVVGPGDDQDTDDSGERQRYTGERSGFDGDDSDGAEDDDNDNEDEDEDSQAESGLSATPSVTASPQHYPFRNSQQEASSTDEDVRIPHCFAQANSMDILPKALITRMTALTTSTICKPDTYDEKGDDVLIQKTIPPLSKPTSPKSPCHQMSVDYPDGEDGPDVSVEAKSLTVSHDSSSVNTPSSPVDRSTQTMESSVTDSDVQQQKSPNFSYQFSQISTAPTHLFSHLPLHSQHPVRSPYSMIPVGGIQLVPAGLTAYSAFVPFPAGQVQLTIPAVGVIHRAASLHGDKPAEVPSSQRQIGVTEVNGVVPCIPIGQVNMPSLSASSLQPIQPLGMETVNILGLSNTSIASQIHPSGLTLNAVGLQVLTTSTAPQSNPSPQAHIPSLQILNIALPTLIPSISPLSVDGQGVPDKSPSCSTAPVQSPANLAGADAKNMKPSESLQASPRMQQSPKASCNAAGMEEKTINCSMNSERQSRLKSKPNIASSQIKTSTTPDVYLKLHSKTSNRSPVSHTLPPIRHQKRSELISRQTTVKFSDSSSSDDEGRLVIAT